The following are from one region of the Syngnathus acus chromosome 10, fSynAcu1.2, whole genome shotgun sequence genome:
- the LOC119128614 gene encoding ankyrin-2-like isoform X1, giving the protein MATPLCSLLPSAPLASPCRASPRLAIHPASHRPRSYRPLLHLLLVRFVRVVFADFDTRRPGVFFADWPGGCGLVRISRKQTNKQTQKNGTPPSPFWLGRSEMSEDYHYRLDPCDRLNGLGQRRKRPKKSDSNTSFLRAARAGNIDKVLEYLKGGVDINTSNQNGLNALHLAAKEGHVALVEELLEGGVALNSATKKGNTALHISALAGQAEVVKVLVKRGADINGQSQNGFTPLYMAAQENHLDVVRYLLENGGNQSAATEDGFTPLAIALQQGHERVVSVLLENDTKGKVRLPALHIAARKDDTKSAALLLQSDHNADVRSKMMVNRSTESGFTPLHIAAHYGNVNVATLLLNRGAAVDFLARNAITPLHVASKRGNGAMVCLLLDRGSQIDAKTRDGLTPLHCAARSGHDSAVELLLERGAPLLARTKNGLSPLHMAAQGDHVDCVKQLLRHSAPIGDVTLDYLTALHVAAHCGHFRVTQLLLERRADPDARALNGFTPLHIACKKNRVKVMELLVKYGASVQAVTESGLTPVHVAAFMGHLNIVLLLLQNGASPDRSNIRGETSLHMAVRAGQVEVVRCLLRNGATVDARAREEQTPLHIAARLGKSEIVQLLLQHMAHPDTATANGYTALHIAAKEDQPEIASVLLEAGAERSLPTKKGFTPLHVASKYGSRDVAKLLLQRGALPDSVGKNGLTPLHVATHYDNQKVALLLLDKGASPHAVAKNGYTPLHIAAKKNQVETARALLACGAQSHLLSKQGVTPLHLASEEGHADMAALLLNHGARVNAGTKSGLSALHLAAQDDRLAAAQILATNGADLDQQTKLGYTPLMVACHYGNSKVVTFLLQNGASVTVETKNGYGPLHQAAQQGNTHIIDILLQHGAKPNAVTANGNTALGIARRLGYISVVDTLKVVTEEMVTTTTTTVMEKHKLNVPETMTEVLDVSDEEGDDTITGDGGDYLRAEDLRELGDDSLPGQYPDHANYFGDEGAHAGSWERSFTLQSYQQKLESVTDERLTCQTWWLSRGKVQNSYRLSWGAENLDNLAPHSGPGSPCRDGAADLSSFLVSFMVDARGGSMRGCRYHGLRVLIPPGTCGAPTRVTCRLVKRQRLAQGPALAARRGTELAVSGGQLLGKLHLPSAPPPLNEGESLVSRMVQLGPPGTTFLGPVVVEVPHFAALRGGERELVILRSETGESWKEHHCEHTQEELKQILNTADDEEPDSGEEVQKKRICRIIARDLPQFFAVVSRVRQDAALIGPEGGVLSSTVVPQVQARFPEGALTKKIRVGLQAQPVSLDLVRRALGNRSSFSPVVTLEPRRRKFHKAITVTIPVPKGNASPLPAASSRSAPTLRLLCSITGGTTPAQWEDITGTTPLTFTSDRVSFTTNVSARFWLIDCRQVHESVNFSSRVYRELICVPYMAKFVILAKSYHEPSEGHLRCLCVTDDKLDKTPEQRDDFAEVARSRDVEVLEGRPIYADCCGNFVPLAKSGQHHLFSFFAFKENRLALSIKIRDDAREPCGRLCFLKEPPRSYGAALGHDAVCNLNVALPSFRKESDSDPEEEMDNARREQREETAAALSKAELTREADLLSDVSEMKGDLMKMTAILTARPSEERRPALGGRTSQEGLPDLSRVPLEIMEKDLEKVKEDLEKVSQILRSGTYRQASREPELLLLSEAAIGEAAERPAHGGADASAEDTGESRLAASRAKDGRGANRLPVGSVKDKVKSLQQRAGAAEQSGNGGEPSPPLRGTAKTPPALKDGHPRTAAPPAGSGKHRDSLSVKELMRAFQKEPSPTPSGLYGRPPTSPWTTSVPLDSKTAPLDEVDRKKSAAEGDGEDRGAPANWVTSGSSDDTSPQSLRLDQQTQPPGAVREKPSTRHGEERASPTIEPPSSHLTAAPPFGEADARSGPNSLKSGATPEDLSESARQLGGSGHLQSGLPSARSQTSIDEQRASLRLPTTQDCRPLSPSSADGDSLTISHRDSLEGSPVLDRNSSSLQSPDSIEASPCEEEEEEEEWPLRDSLESSPVERPALPLMGDHPAGQSEPSHRAFGHFPQPQARADRDRVHTSSAAAHHRSQAKDVRQTTAPIGPEEAYTNSSKVQKPAAVPPPPLPPPPPLPLPVAAATDDGPSARLNAANRSHEQKAVKSGETAPFPPNVTDRAEAAPEVPTSQTSKPPEFCIYDHAEEEELDCPRTESKGVTAKTECCAFGKVEEVEILDLAVPAAAAGSPSLAAAGSPYLVAAGSPSLAAAGSPSLAAAGSPSLAAAGSPSLAAAGSSSRPGTADTTPEEKTPTEGSTPTSEPNPFLFQEGKLFEMTRSGAIDMTKRSCQEDGGAFAFFQIAQHALEGPVSGNGGREGEAPAGWRDVGLNLKVELKAEERSEQSPDWQLPSITELDHTSAKLKIPKMGLSTCWAKDHRDPESLEAPAHHGDSSCLDPGSTGHATVNAETAESALTRSERGTESSHSSRQDSKSAAEPPDSCGVPLKSPSEPARRVQKQTPAGGATAAASKSRIPIKSKSPEADSLLRSAQDKRSRGPTNGTAAPSQGTLVKAKTSAGTAWTGPESKAKAFRSRLPVKGKGGPSCKDAGEARRHSEPSLVEVAERPEEDRRRRRDQSATERHASGSGRRRRSCAGETQARPSPGAADGAFVEKESESHRTDTVDTTESGAGASAASPEPKGHNEMEATRGGAAESTRSEQAVAAGALTPRLPRPTTHAGVPHQKPGA; this is encoded by the exons TCGAGGAGCTGCTGGAAGGGGGAGTTGCCTTGAACTCTGCAACCAAG AAAGGAAACACGGCTCTGCACATCTCCGCTCTGGCCGGGCAGGCCGAGGTGGTGAAAGTACTGGTCAAGCGAGGTGCTGACATCAACGGCCAGTCTCAG AATGGATTCACTCCGCTCTACATGGCCGCGCAGGAGAACCACCTGGACGTGGTGCGGTACCTCCTGGAGAACGGAGGCAACCAGAGTGCCGCCACAGAG GACGGCTTCACTCCTCTGGCCATCGCCCTCCAGCAAGGCCACGAGCGGGTGGTGTCCGTCTTGCTGGAGAACGACACCAAGGGCAAAGTGCGCTTGCCCGCCCTGCACATCGCGGCCCGCAAGGACGACACCAAATCGGCGGCCTTGCTGCTCCAGAGTGACCACAACGCCGACGTCCGCTCCAAG ATGATGGTCAATAGAAGCACCGAG AGCGGATTCACGCCGCTGCACATCGCCGCCCACTACGGCAACGTCAACGTGGCCACGCTCCTGCTCAACCGAGGGGCGGCCGTGGACTTCCTCGCCAGG AACGCCATCACCCCCCTTCACGTGGCGTCCAAGCGCGGCAACGGCGCCATGGTGTGCCTGCTTCTGGATCGCGGCTCTCAGATAGATGCCAAAACCAGG GACGGCCTCACCCCGCTCCACTGCGCCGCCCGGAGTGGCCATGACTCCGCCGTTGAGCTCCTCCTGGAGCGGGGAGCGCCTCTACTCGCCAGGACAAAG AACGGGCTGTCTCCCCTCCACATGGCGGCCCAAGGCGATCATGTGGACTGCGTCAAACAGCTCCTGCGGCACAGTGCGCCCATCGGCGACGTGACTTTGGACTACCTGACGGCTCTTCACGTGGCGGCCCATTGCGGCCACTTCCGGGTCACCCAGCTGCTGTTGGAGCGGCGGGCCGACCCTGATGCCCGGGCACTG AACGGCTTCACCCCGCTGCACATCGCTTGTAAGAAGAACCGAGTCAAAGTCATGGAGTTGCTGGTCAAATACGGAGCCTCGGTCCAGGCCGTCACCGAG TCTGGCTTGACGCCCGTCCACGTGGCGGCCTTCATGGGTCACCTCAACAtcgtcctgctgctgctgcaaaacGGGGCGTCCCCGGACAGGAGCAACATT CGCGGCGAGACCTCCCTGCACATGGCGGTCCGGGCCGGCCAGGTGGAGGTGGTTCGTTGTCTGCTGAGGAACGGAGCCACGGTGGACGCCAGGGCCCGG GAGGAGCAGACCCCGCTTCACATTGCCGCCCGACTGGGCAAAAGCGAGATCGtccagctgctgctgcaacaCATGGCCCACCCGGACACGGCCACGGCCAACGGCTACACGGCCCTTCACATCGCCGCCAAGGAGGACCAGCCGGAGATCGCCTCGGTGCTCCTGGAGGCCGGGGCCGAGCGCTCGCTGCCCACAAAG AAAGGATTTACTCCCCTTCACGTCGCCTCAAAGTACGGGAGCCGAGATGTGGCCAAACTTCTGTTGCAGCGTGGCGCGCTGCCCGATTCCGTGGGGAAG AATGGCCTGACACCCCTCCACGTTGCCACACATTACGATAATCAGAAGGTGGCGCTTCTGCTTCTGGACAAAGGCGCGTCCCCCCACGCCGTGGCCAAG AACGGCTACACCCCTCTCCACATCGCGGCCAAGAAGAACCAAGTGGAGACGGCCCGCGCACTGCTGGCCTGCGGAGCCCAAAGCCACCTGCTGAGCAAACAGGGCGTCACGCCGCTCCATTTGGCTTCGGAGGAGGGCCACGCCGACATGGCCGCCCTGCTCCTGAATCACGGAGCTCGGGTCAACGCCGGCACCAAG AGCGGCCTGAGCGCCCTTCATTTGGCAGCGCAGGACGACAGGCTCGCCGCCGCCCAGATTCTGGCCACCAATGGCGCCGACCTGGACCAGCAGACCAAA CTGGGCTACACGCCGCTCATGGTGGCGTGCCACTATGGAAACAGCAAGGTGGTCACCTTCCTTCTTCAAAACGGCGCCAGCGTGACCGTGGAGACCAAG AATGGCTACGGCCCTCTTCACCAGGCGGCCCAGCAGGGCAACACGCACATCATCGACATCCTCCTGCAGCACGGGGCCAAGCCCAACGCTGTCACCGCG AACGGCAACACGGCCCTCGGAATAGCGCGGCGCCTGGGCTACATCTCGGTTGTGGACACGCTGAAGGTGGTCACGGAGGAGATggtcaccaccaccaccacg ACGGTGATGGAGAAACACAAGCTGAATGTTCCGGAAACAATGACGGAAGTACTGGATGTGTCGGACGAAGAAG GCGACGACACCATAACGGGCGACGGAGGGGACTATCTCAGGGCCGAGGACCTCCGGGAGCTCGGGGACGACTCGCTCCCGGGACAGTATCCGGATCACGCAAACTACTTTGGCGACGAAGGAGCGCACGCCGGCAG TTGGGAAAGGTCTTTCACGCTCCAAAGCTACCAGCAGAAACTTGAAAGCGTGACGGACGAAAGGCTCACCTGTCAG ACATGGTGGCTTTCGAGGGGAAAGGTGCAAAACTCCTACCGGCTGAGTTGGGGCGCAGAGAATCTGGACAACCTTGCTCCACATTCTGG GCCCGGGTCTCCTTGCCGCGACGGCGCGGCGGATCTCAGCAG CTTCCTGGTTAGCTTCATGGTGGACGCCAGGGGCGGGTCCATGCGGGGTTGCCGCTACCACGGCCTGCGCGTGCTCATCCCGCCGGGGACGTGCGGCGCGCCCACACGTGTGACCTGCAGGCTGGTAAAACGGCAGCGCCTCGCCCAAGGCCCGGCTCTGGCCGCCAGGCGAGGCACTGAGCTTGCGGTGTCTGGAGGCCAGCTGCTCGG GAAGCTCCACCTCCCCAGTGCCCCGCCCCCTCTTAACGAGGGCGAGAGTTTGGTGAGCAGAATGGTGCAGCTTGGCCCGCCGGGGACCACTTTCCTGGG TCCCGTTGTGGTGGAGGTGCCCCACTTTGCCGCTCTGCGCGGTGGCGAGCGTGAGCTGGTCATCCTGAGGAGTGAAACGGGAGAGAGCTGGAAGGAGCATCACTGCGAGCACACCCAAGAAGAGCTCAAGCAGATCCTCAACACGGCGGACGATGAag AGCCGGACTCTGGGGAGGAGGTGCAGAAGAAGCGCATTTGCCGCATCATCGCCAGGGATCTCCCGCAATTCTTTGCGGTGGTGTCGCGGGTCAGGCAAGACGCTGCTCTGATTGGTCCGGAAGGAGGCGTCCTGAGCAGCACGGTGGTGCCCCAAGTGCAAGCGCGTTTTCCTGAGGGGGCCTTGACCAAAAAGATCAGGGTGGGCCTGCAG GCCCAGCCGGTGAGTTTGGACCTGGTCAGGAGGGCTCTGGGGAACAGGTCCAGCTTCAGCCCCGTGGTCACTTTGGAGCCCCGGCGCAGGAAATTCCACAAAGCCATCACCGTGACCATCCCGGTGCCCAAAGGCAACGCCTCGCCGCTCCCCGCCGCTTCCTCCCGCTCCGCCCCGACCTTACGGCTGCTCTGCAGCATCACGG GCGGAACCACGCCGGCCCAGTGGGAAGACATCACCGGCACCACTCCCTTAACGTTTACCAGCGACCGCGTGTCCTTCACCACAAACGTTTCCGCCAG GTTTTGGCTCATAGACTGCCGGCAAGTCCACGAGTCGGTCAACTTCTCCTCTCGGGTGTACCGGGAGCTGATCTGCGTGCCGTACATGGCCAAGTTTGTCATCTTGGCCAAAAGCTACCACGAGCCCAGCGAGGGCCACCTGCGCTGCCTCTGCGTGACCGACGACAAACTGGACAAAACGCCGGAGCAGCGAGACGACTTCGCCGAGGTGGCCCGCAGTCGAGATGTGGAG GTTCTGGAGGGAAGGCCCATCTATGCGGACTGCTGTGGAAACTTTGTCCCCCTGGCCAAAAGTGGACAGCATCATCTCTTCAGCTTTTTTGCCTTCAAGGAGAACCGGCTGGCGCTTTCCATCAAA ATCCGAGACGACGCCCGAGAGCCGTGCGGCCGCTTGTGCTTTCTCAAGGAGCCCCCCCGGAGTTATGGCGCCGCGCTGGGCCATGACGCCGTGTGCAACCTCAACGTGGCCTTGCCGTCTTTCCGCAAG GAGTCTGATTCTGATCCAGAAGAAGAG ATGGACAACGCGAGGCGAGAGCAAC GCGAAGAGACAGCAGCGGCGCTTTCCAAAGCGGAGCTGACGCGGGAAGCGGACCTCCTGTCGGACGTGTCGGAGATGAAAGGAGATTTGATGAAAATGACGGCCATTTTGACCGCCCGTCCCTCAGAGGAACGGCGCCCCGCCTTGGGAGGCCGCACCTCTCAGGAAGGCCTGCCTGATCTTTCCAGAGTACCTTTAGAAATCATGGAGAAGGACCTGGAGAAAGTCAAAGAAGACCTGGAGAAAGTCAGTCAAATACTAAGGAGCGGGACATACCGCCAGGCAAGTAGGGAGCCtgagctcctcctcctctctgagGCGGCGATAGGAGAGGCTGCCGAGCGGCCGGCTCACGGGGGCGCCGATGCATCCGCAGAAGACACCGGCGAGTCACGCCTGGCCGCATCGAGAGCAAAAGACGGGCGAGGAGCTAACCGCTTGCCCGTTGGCTCGGTCAAAGACAAAGTCAAATCCTTACAGCAGAGAGCGGGCGCAGCAGAGCAAAGCGGCAACGGTGGTGAGCCCTCGCCGCCGTTGCGTGGCACCGCCAAAACGCCTCCGGCGCTCAAAGACGGCCACCCGCGCACCGCCGCACCCCCGGCCGGGTCGGGAAAACACCGGGACAGCCTCTCAGTCAAAGAGTTGATGCGAGCCTTTCAAAAAGAGCCTTCGCCAACACCGTCGGGCTTGTACGGAAGACCGCCGACGAGCCCGTGGACGACGTCCGTCCCTCTCGATTCTAAGACGGCTCCGCTCGACGAGGTGGATAGAAAGAAGAGCGCCGCAGAAGGTGACGGTGAAGACCGAGGTGCCCCCGCAAACTGGGTGACGAGTGGCAGTTCTGATGACACAAGCCCCCAAAGTCTGCGCCTTGACCAACAAACACAGCCGCCCGGCGCGGTGCGTGAAAAGCCGAGTACGCGCCACGGAGAAGAGCGCGCGAGTCCAACAATTGAGCCGCCGTCCAGCCATTTGACCGCGGCTCCGCCTTTCGGCGAGGCTGACGCGAGGAGCGGGCCCAACTCTTTGAAATCTGGCGCCACACCCGAGGACCTTTCAGAGAGCGCTCGGCAGCTCGGCGGCAGTGGCCATTTGCAGTCAGGGTTGCCTTCAGCCCGCTCGCAAACGTCTATTGACGAGCAGCGCGCCAGCTTGCGCTTGCCCACCACGCAAGATTGCCGTCCTCTCAGTCCGTCATCGGCTGACGGCGACTCTTTGACAATAAGCCACAGAGACTCGCTGGAGGGCAGTCCTGTTTTGGACCGGAACTCCTCCTCCCTTCAGTCCCCAGATTCCATCGAAGCCAGCCCttgcgaggaggaggaggaggaggaggaatggCCTCTTCGCGACTCCTTAGAGAGCAGCCCCGTTGAGCGGCCGGCGTTGCCCCTCATGGGAGACCATCCCGCCGGTCAATCCGAACCCTCCCACCGAGCATTTGGGCATTTCCCGCAGCCGCAGGCCCGCGCCGACCGGGACCGGGTTCACACAAGTTCCG CCGCTGCGCACCACCGGTCCCAGGCAAAGGATGTCCGCCAAACAACGGCTCCAATCGGTCCGGAGGAAGCCTACACAAACTCCTCAAAAGTCCAAAAGCCCGCCGccgtgccgccgccgcctctgccgcctccgccgccgctgccgctgccTGTTGCTGCCGCCACGGACGACGGACCTTCCGCAAGGTTGAATGCGGCAAATAGAAGCCATGAGCAAAAGGCGGTCAAGTCGGGAGAAACTGCCCCGTTTCCACCTAACGTAACCGACCGAGCCGAAGCGGCGCCAGAGGTTCCGACGAGTCAAACGAGCAAACCCCCCGAGTTCTGTATCTACGACCACGCGGAAGAGGAGGAACTTGACTGTCCCAGAACTGAGTCCAAAGGCGTCACTGCCAAGACGGAGTGCTGTGCTTTTGGCAAAGTGGAGGAAGTGGAGATACTCGATCTGGCGGTgccggcggcggcagcgggcTCCCCGTCTCTGGCGGCAGCGGGCTCCCCGTATCTGGTGGCAGCGGGCTCCCCGTCTCTGGCGGCAGCGGGCTCCCCGTCTCTGGCGGCAGCGGGCTCCCCGTCTCTGGCGGCAGCGGGCTCCCCGTCTCTGGCGGCAGCGGGCTCCTCGTCTCGGCCAGGGACAGCCGACACCACACCGGAGGAGAAAACACCAACCGAGGGCAGCACGCCGACGAGTGAACCCAACCCGTTTCTCTTCCAGGAAGGGAAACTTTTTGAAATGACCCGAAGCGGCGCTATCGACATGACCAAGAGGAGCTGCCAGGAGGACGGGGgcgcttttgcttttttccaaattgcCCAACATGCCCTCGAGGGGCCCGTATCGGGGAACGGCGGGCGAGAAGGCGAGGCGCCGGCCGGCTGGCGTGACGTCGGCCTCAACCTAAAAGTAGAGCTCAAGGCCGAGGAGCGCTCCGAACAAAGTCCCGATTGGCAGCTTCCGTCGATAACTGAGCTCGATCACACGTCTGCCAAATTGAAAATCCCCAAAATGGGCCTTTCCACTTGTTGGGCCAAAGATCACCGCGACCCGGAAAGCCTCGAGGCTCCGGCACATCACGGTGACTCCTCCTGTTTGGATCCGGGCTCTACTGGTCATGCGACCGTCAATGCAGAGACGGCAGAATCCGCTCTTACCAGGTCGGAGCGAGGAACAGAGTCATCCCACTCTTCTCGGCAAGACTCAAAGTCAGCCGCAGAGCCCCCCGATTCGTGTGGAGTCCCTCTGAAAAGCCCGTCCGAGCCAGCCCGGCGAGTTCAAAAGCAAACGCCGGCAGGcggcgccaccgccgccgcctccaaATCGCGCATCCCCATCAAGTCAAAGTCTCCTGAGGCAGATTCTTTGCTCAGATCTGCTCAAGATAAAAGGAGCAGAGGGCCAACAAACGGAACTGCTGCGCCGTCCCAAGGGACTTTGGTCAAGGCTAAGACATCCGCCGGCACTGCCTGGACCGGGCCCGAGTCGAAAGCAAAAGCCTTCCGCTCGAGACTACCCGTCAAAGGGAAAGGCGGCCCGTCTTGCAAAGACGCCGGCGAGGCGCGCCGGCATTCTGAGCCATCTTTGGTGGAGGTTGCCGAGCGGCCCGAGGAAGAccgtcgccgccgccgggACCAAAGCGCCACGGAAAGGCACGCCTCGGGCTCCGGGAGGCGCCGGCGCAGCTGTGCTGGCGAGACGCAAGCGCGACCAAGCCCCGGCGCT GCAGACGGCGCATTTGtggagaaagagagcgagagccaCCGCACGGACACGGTGGACACGACGGAGAGCGGAGCCGGTGCCTCGGCGGCATCACCGGAGCCCAAAGGGCACAATGAGATGGAGGCCACACG TGGCGGGGCGGCCGAATCGACGCGCTCGGAAcaggcggtggcggcgggcgCTCTTACGCCGAGGCTTCCCCGACCGACGACGCACGCTGGA GTGCCCCATCAGAAGCCAGGCGCGTAA